TTCATTGTTCGCGTTACAAGTGGCCCAAGATGCGATTCAGGACGTAACAAATTCGAGAGTGTCGCCCTTGCTCCCGACAGTGGTTCAGAATGTCGGCATCTTGGCACCCGGCATCCTGCAAAGCATCAGCGAGGATCGGCATCCGGTCGAATGCGCAATCAGAATGAATGGCTTTTGCCAGTGATATCACGGTCGAGGTCAAGAATTCCGGGGTGATGGTTCCGGGTTGAGGGTAAGCAAAGGTGCCACAGTTTGGCGCGCCCGAACCTGAGCGTTGTCCCCAAAGGGACCAATATCGGCCCATTCGGGCGTCGGACGCAAAGTCGATTCGCGCCAACTGATCCAACCCGCTTCCATCGAAAAGAATGCCGGCTGTACAACCCGGATAAAGCCGCTCGATTAATTGGCTATAGGCGTTGATTTCGACCACCCGAAGACAAACTTCGGCCTCAAGGCTGAGTTCGACGCACTCCGAACCGTGTAGCGTTCCGCGTCTTTCAATGTGAGAACAGTGCAGTTCGGTGAACACACTCCCGATCGCAAACTCCGCATCTCCGCAGCGCCCACAAACGATTGGCCCACGTGGGAGTCGCATCAGTTCAAGCCCGTGGAAGTCGAACTGCTCCACAGATACCCACCTCGGTCCAGAAAGGGAGCAGCGTCACTCCTTGCCCAGCATCATGTCCACGACCCAGCACCCGCGAACATGTGTCGCGTCGGCATCGCGACAGTGGTTCAGAACGTCGGTGTTATCGCAGCCCGCGTCCTGGAGCGCGTCGGCCAGAATCGGCATCGCGCTGAAATCACTCGACGTATACATCTGCGATGCCAGCGCGGTTACAGTTGAGGTGAGCCATTCGGGATCGGGTGTAACTGGTCGGAACGGATTCCCAATGATATCACGCAGGAGGGCAGATTGTACTGCGTGTTCGGGTCTGCGAGTGGTGAACCGTCCGGTCTCATCAACAGCGCGTACTACAGATTCGGATAATTCGTATTTGAGTGCAACGAACATGTCAACGAAGTGATCGCTGTCCAGAGGATGTTGCCTTCCAAATTCGATCGCCGCGTCTATATCAAACGCGGTCAGCCATGCGGCCCAATGGGGCAACAGATTTGGGAAATCCGCCGTCCAGTAGATGTTGGGATAAGCGTCTTCGATGGCCTCTCTTGCTGCTCGAAGCCAGTCACTACTACACTCGCCGTCTGCGTATTGTTCAGCGGCTCGGATCGCGTCGAGGCAAGCTTCTGCAAACAGATGCCTGTGACGGTAACAACATGCGCAGCCGAAGAGGATGAGTTGTCGTTCGTTGAAAACGCCGCGCTGCGCTAACATTGCTCGCGGGTCATCGCACTTCAGCCATTCCTCTTCCGTCACGGCGCGTCCCTCAATTCCGTGAGCCGGTCGCGTGCCTCACCTTCGACGAACTGCCGGACGCGGGCATCGTCTGCGTGTGTGAGGCCCGTAGGCGGGCCATCATAGAGGATCTGTTTGTCGTCCGGGTTGAGGCGCGAGCGCGGGTACAGCATCACGACGCGGCTCGCGCACTTGTCCACGGTTCGTAGCTCGTGCGTCACGATCACGGAAGTAACGGGTCGGCGCGAGCGCGTTTGGAGGATCAACTCGTTAATCACGTCCGTCATGATCGGGTCGAGCCCGGTCGTCGGTTCGTCGTAGAGCATCATGTCCGGGTCGAGCGCGAGTGCCCGCGCCAGCCCGACTCGCTTCCGCATCCCGCCGGAGAGCTCCACCGGCATTTTGGCTTCCACCGATGCCGGGAGGCCGACTTCCAGGACGTGCTCGCGCACCTTCGTGGCGATGTCCGTGTCGCTGACTCCCCCCTTGGCACGCAGACCGAACGCGACGTTATCGAACACGTTCAAACTGTCGAACAGTGCCGCTTGCTGAAACAAGAACCCGACCCGAAGACGCAACTGTGTAAGGTCGCGTTCGGAAAGCTGGTGAATCGGTATGCCCTCGAACAGCACCTCACCCGTGGTCGGTTT
The Gemmata palustris DNA segment above includes these coding regions:
- a CDS encoding ABC transporter ATP-binding protein, with product MSDAPAPAPIVQLLGVSVQFGTQTVLAGIDLDIFPQDTLCVIGESGCGKTVLLKLIVGLLKPTTGEVLFEGIPIHQLSERDLTQLRLRVGFLFQQAALFDSLNVFDNVAFGLRAKGGVSDTDIATKVREHVLEVGLPASVEAKMPVELSGGMRKRVGLARALALDPDMMLYDEPTTGLDPIMTDVINELILQTRSRRPVTSVIVTHELRTVDKCASRVVMLYPRSRLNPDDKQILYDGPPTGLTHADDARVRQFVEGEARDRLTELRDAP